From one Papio anubis isolate 15944 chromosome 12, Panubis1.0, whole genome shotgun sequence genomic stretch:
- the TSPAN18 gene encoding tetraspanin-18 isoform X3 has translation MEGDCLSCMKYLMFVFNFFIFLGGACLLAIGIWVMVDPTGFREIVAANPLLLTGAYILLAMGGLLFLLGFLGCCGAVRENKCLLLFFFLFILIIFLAELSAAILAFIFRENLTREFFTKELTKHYQGNNDTDVFSATWNSVMITFGCCGVNGPEDFKFASVFRLLTLDSEEVPEACCRREPQSRDGVLLSREECLLGRSLFLNKQGCYTVILNTFETYVYLAGALAIGVLAIELFAMIFAMCLFRGIQ, from the exons ATGGAAGGCGATTGTTTGAGCTGCATGAAGTACCTgatgtttgttttcaatttcttcatattt CTGGGCGGGGCCTGCCTGCTGGCCATCGGCATCTGGGTCATGGTGGACCCCACCGGCTTCCGGGAGATCGTGGCTGCCAATCCTCTGCTCCTCACGGGCGCCTACATCCTCCTGGCCATGGGGGGCCTGCTCTTTCTGCTCGGCTTCCTGGGCTGCTGCGGGGCCGTCCGTGAGAACAAGTGTCTGCTGCTATTT TTCTTCCTGTTCATCCTGATCATCTTCCTGGCGGAGCTCTCAGCAGCCATCCTGGCCTTCATCTTCAGGGAAAAT ctcACCCGAGAATTCTTCACCAAGGAGCTCACCAAGCACTACCAGGGCAATAACGACACGGACGTCTTCTCCGCCACCTGGAACTCGGTCATGATCACA TTCGGTTGCTGCGGGGTCAACGGGCCTGAAGACTTTAAGTTTGCATCTGTGTTTCGACTCCTGACCCTGGACAGTGAAGAGGTGCCGGAGGCCTGCTGCCGGAGGGAACCCCAAAGTCGGGACGGGGTCCTGCTGAGCCGGGAGGAGTGCCTCCTGGGAAGGAGCCTGTTCCTAAACAAGCAG GGCTGTTACACGGTGATCCTCAACACCTTCGAAACCTACGTCTACCTGGCCGGAGCCCTTGCCATCGGGGTACTGGCCATCGAG CTTTTCGCCATGATCTTCGCCATGTGCCTCTTCCGGGGCATCCAGTAG
- the TP53I11 gene encoding tumor protein p53-inducible protein 11 isoform X2, whose protein sequence is MKSSLLFGSLWGSGSGSSSLLCSSLALPSWRLPSLTSISLIMWNALYTAEKVIIRWTLLTEACYFGVQFLVVTATLAETGLMSLGILLLLVSRLLFVAISIYYYYQVGRRPKKA, encoded by the exons ATGAAATCAAGTTTACTGTTCGGGAGCCTTTGGGGCTCAG GGTCTGGCAGTTCGTCTCTGCTGTGCTCTTCTCTGGCATTGCCATCATG GCGCTTGCCTTCCCTGACCA GCATCTCCCTGATCATGTGGAACGCTCTCTACACGGCTGAGAAAGTCATCATTCGATGGACCCTGCTCACTGAAGCCTGCTACTTCGGGGTCCAGTTCTTGG TGGTCACTGCCACGCTAGCTGAGACGGGCCTCATGTCCCTGGGGATCCTGCTGCTCCTGGTCAGCCGCCTCCTTTTTGTCGCCATCAGCATTTACTACTATTACCAAGTCGGCCGAAGACCCAAGAAGGCCTAG
- the TP53I11 gene encoding tumor protein p53-inducible protein 11 isoform X1, which produces MAAKQPPPLMKKHSQTDLVSRLKTRKILGVGGEDDDGEVHRSKISQVLGNEIKFTVREPLGLRVWQFVSAVLFSGIAIMALAFPDQLYDAVFDGAQVTSKTPIRLYGGALLSISLIMWNALYTAEKVIIRWTLLTEACYFGVQFLVVTATLAETGLMSLGILLLLVSRLLFVAISIYYYYQVGRRPKKA; this is translated from the exons ATGGCGGCCAAGCAGCCCCCGCCTCTGATGAAGAAGCACAGCCAGACGGACCTCGTGAGCCGCCTGAAGACCCGCAAGATCCTCGGCGTGGGCGGGGAGGACGACGACGGGGAGGTGCATCGCTCCAAG ATCAGCCAGGTCTTGGGCAATGAAATCAAGTTTACTGTTCGGGAGCCTTTGGGGCTCAG GGTCTGGCAGTTCGTCTCTGCTGTGCTCTTCTCTGGCATTGCCATCATG GCGCTTGCCTTCCCTGACCAGCTCTATGATGCGGTCTTTGATGGAGCCCAGGTGACCAGCAAGACCCCCATCCGCCTCTACGGCGGTGCCCTCCTCA GCATCTCCCTGATCATGTGGAACGCTCTCTACACGGCTGAGAAAGTCATCATTCGATGGACCCTGCTCACTGAAGCCTGCTACTTCGGGGTCCAGTTCTTGG TGGTCACTGCCACGCTAGCTGAGACGGGCCTCATGTCCCTGGGGATCCTGCTGCTCCTGGTCAGCCGCCTCCTTTTTGTCGCCATCAGCATTTACTACTATTACCAAGTCGGCCGAAGACCCAAGAAGGCCTAG
- the TSPAN18 gene encoding tetraspanin-18 isoform X2, with product MPEELPRWSTMEGDCLSCMKYLMFVFNFFIFLGGACLLAIGIWVMVDPTGFREIVAANPLLLTGAYILLAMGGLLFLLGFLGCCGAVRENKCLLLFFFLFILIIFLAELSAAILAFIFRENLTREFFTKELTKHYQGNNDTDVFSATWNSVMITFGCCGVNGPEDFKFASVFRLLTLDSEEVPEACCRREPQSRDGVLLSREECLLGRSLFLNKQGCYTVILNTFETYVYLAGALAIGVLAIELFAMIFAMCLFRGIQ from the exons GTGGAGCACCATGGAAGGCGATTGTTTGAGCTGCATGAAGTACCTgatgtttgttttcaatttcttcatattt CTGGGCGGGGCCTGCCTGCTGGCCATCGGCATCTGGGTCATGGTGGACCCCACCGGCTTCCGGGAGATCGTGGCTGCCAATCCTCTGCTCCTCACGGGCGCCTACATCCTCCTGGCCATGGGGGGCCTGCTCTTTCTGCTCGGCTTCCTGGGCTGCTGCGGGGCCGTCCGTGAGAACAAGTGTCTGCTGCTATTT TTCTTCCTGTTCATCCTGATCATCTTCCTGGCGGAGCTCTCAGCAGCCATCCTGGCCTTCATCTTCAGGGAAAAT ctcACCCGAGAATTCTTCACCAAGGAGCTCACCAAGCACTACCAGGGCAATAACGACACGGACGTCTTCTCCGCCACCTGGAACTCGGTCATGATCACA TTCGGTTGCTGCGGGGTCAACGGGCCTGAAGACTTTAAGTTTGCATCTGTGTTTCGACTCCTGACCCTGGACAGTGAAGAGGTGCCGGAGGCCTGCTGCCGGAGGGAACCCCAAAGTCGGGACGGGGTCCTGCTGAGCCGGGAGGAGTGCCTCCTGGGAAGGAGCCTGTTCCTAAACAAGCAG GGCTGTTACACGGTGATCCTCAACACCTTCGAAACCTACGTCTACCTGGCCGGAGCCCTTGCCATCGGGGTACTGGCCATCGAG CTTTTCGCCATGATCTTCGCCATGTGCCTCTTCCGGGGCATCCAGTAG